The genomic window GGCCTTATGAAGGCATACCTGCCCTCTGACAGTAATGACTCCGATTTTATCAGAAATAGTCTTGTGACATTTTTTGATAATCTGAAAGATCCCTTCCCTGATATTGCTGACCCTGTTCTGGATATAAAAGAGATGGCCAATCAGGACTGGGGCACAACCTGGCGAAGCTTTTTTTATCTTGAAAAGATCACTGATAACCTCATGATACTTCCTGCCTGGGAGGAGATGCCTGCCCCTGTTAAATGTCATGTAATAAGGATTGATCCGGGCACCGCCTTTGGCACAGGTAAGCATGAAACCACAAGGATGTGCCTTAAGGCCATTGAGGATAATGTGCCGGACAGGCCCTGGACAATGCTCGATGTGGGCACAGGGAGCGGTATACTCTCTGTTTACGGGGCTATGCTGGGGGCGCATGAGATCACGGCCATTGATAATGATCCAGAGGCAGTAAGCTGGGCAGAAAAGAATATTGCCCTGAACGATCTCCCTGTAAAGATCGATCTATCCACAACGCCTCTTGATAGAATTGATAAGAGGTATGATCTTATCGTTGCAAATATCATTATGAACACCATACTTGAACTTAACCACCTGTTTCCCGAACGGCTTGCGCCTGATGGCGTGCTCATCCTCTCCGGCATACTAACCGGGCAGATAGATAGAATAGTGGAAGACCTTGAACGCCATGGCCTTAAAAAAATCAGCGAAACTATCA from Desulfatiglans sp. includes these protein-coding regions:
- the prmA gene encoding 50S ribosomal protein L11 methyltransferase, giving the protein MDSDKTEHDSTAIPAHPGWLEITIDIDPSAKEAVSDFLMGLGCDGVVSEDFESGLMKAYLPSDSNDSDFIRNSLVTFFDNLKDPFPDIADPVLDIKEMANQDWGTTWRSFFYLEKITDNLMILPAWEEMPAPVKCHVIRIDPGTAFGTGKHETTRMCLKAIEDNVPDRPWTMLDVGTGSGILSVYGAMLGAHEITAIDNDPEAVSWAEKNIALNDLPVKIDLSTTPLDRIDKRYDLIVANIIMNTILELNHLFPERLAPDGVLILSGILTGQIDRIVEDLERHGLKKISETIMGEWACLLVKKDLTVQRRTF